From a single Bacillus pumilus genomic region:
- a CDS encoding ribonuclease H-like domain-containing protein, with protein sequence MSLKGKLNRMKKHLSHNQTHENRQKTVEGPPQSVTSEKIPFLNEWEKLGAIPYHFEGSFCLIREVTYSLEDQHGLYSFAELPKIIEAWNESDIQHSLSAKGYEPHELFFFDTETTGLSGGTGNMIFLLGHARVFSDKVVVKQHLLTNPGNEAALYKSFLDEVNVESLVTYNGKSFDWPQVKTRHTLLRDQIPALPEFGHFDLLHGSRRLWKHKYERMALSVVEKEELHVHREGDTPGFLAPMIYFHFLKEQNPKLIEGILTHNELDVLSLISLYIHLSKKILSNDAVKEHNEKYALARWHLAHRDVQEATKHLQQLTNADFEHANEASYDLSLQYKRQNEWDEAVQIWGKLFESSDAHLALKAGIELAKYKEHRQKDARSALSITESLLTFSTLSQRDTEELEKRKKRLLRKAGQ encoded by the coding sequence ATGTCTTTAAAAGGGAAATTAAATAGAATGAAGAAACACCTATCGCACAATCAGACTCATGAAAACCGGCAGAAGACAGTAGAAGGGCCACCTCAGTCTGTGACTTCAGAAAAGATCCCATTTTTAAACGAATGGGAAAAGTTAGGTGCAATTCCTTATCATTTTGAGGGTTCCTTTTGTCTCATTCGAGAAGTCACCTATTCTTTAGAAGATCAGCATGGACTTTATTCATTTGCGGAACTGCCGAAGATCATCGAGGCGTGGAACGAAAGCGACATCCAGCATTCGCTATCTGCTAAAGGTTACGAGCCGCATGAGCTGTTCTTCTTTGATACAGAAACAACAGGATTATCTGGCGGTACGGGAAATATGATTTTTTTGCTTGGACATGCACGGGTCTTTTCCGACAAAGTGGTGGTGAAACAGCATTTACTCACCAATCCAGGAAATGAAGCGGCTTTGTACAAAAGTTTTCTCGATGAAGTGAACGTAGAATCGCTAGTTACATATAATGGGAAATCATTCGATTGGCCTCAAGTGAAAACGAGACATACGCTATTACGCGATCAAATCCCTGCACTTCCTGAATTCGGCCATTTTGATCTTCTGCACGGATCTAGACGATTGTGGAAGCATAAATATGAACGAATGGCGCTATCCGTTGTGGAAAAAGAAGAGCTGCACGTGCATCGTGAAGGCGATACGCCAGGGTTCTTGGCACCGATGATCTATTTTCATTTTTTAAAGGAACAGAACCCGAAGCTGATTGAAGGAATCTTGACTCATAATGAACTAGACGTTTTATCGTTAATCAGCCTCTACATTCATCTATCCAAAAAAATACTATCTAATGATGCAGTAAAGGAACACAATGAGAAATATGCGCTCGCGAGATGGCACCTTGCTCATCGTGATGTACAGGAAGCAACGAAGCATTTGCAACAATTAACGAATGCCGATTTTGAGCATGCAAATGAGGCGTCTTATGATCTCTCATTACAATATAAACGACAAAACGAGTGGGATGAAGCGGTTCAAATATGGGGGAAGCTATTTGAATCAAGCGATGCCCATTTAGCGTTAAAAGCGGGTATAGAGCTTGCGAAGTATAAAGAGCACCGCCAGAAAGATGCAAGGTCAGCTCTATCCATTACTGAATCTTTATTAACTTTCTCAACGTTAAGTCAGCGAGACACAGAAGAACTTGAGAAGCGAAAAAAAAGGCTTTTGAGGAAAGCTGGGCAATAA
- a CDS encoding PTS sugar transporter subunit IIA, with translation MLKKLFGFGKNQDDVKEEVIYSPADGELMDMTDVPDPVFSQKMMGDGVAVKPKNGTIVSPAEGEIIQLFHTKHAIGIRTLSGLELLIHIGLETVGLNGEGFEAHIKEGDKVKIGDPLITCDLELIEQKAASTVTPIVIMNGDLIERLDKEPKRSVEKQTSKLFTVKLK, from the coding sequence TTGCTGAAAAAATTATTCGGTTTCGGAAAAAACCAAGATGATGTAAAGGAAGAAGTCATTTATTCTCCAGCTGATGGGGAGTTAATGGATATGACGGATGTACCAGACCCTGTTTTTTCTCAAAAGATGATGGGAGACGGCGTAGCAGTAAAACCAAAAAATGGAACGATTGTGTCACCAGCAGAGGGTGAAATCATCCAACTCTTCCATACAAAACATGCAATTGGCATTCGAACACTCTCAGGGCTTGAGCTTCTGATTCATATCGGACTTGAAACAGTAGGATTAAATGGTGAAGGATTTGAAGCACACATAAAAGAAGGGGATAAAGTGAAGATCGGTGATCCCCTTATTACATGTGATTTAGAACTGATTGAACAGAAAGCGGCAAGCACAGTGACACCGATTGTGATTATGAATGGTGACTTGATCGAGCGACTTGATAAAGAACCAAAGAGATCTGTTGAAAAACAGACATCTAAGCTTTTTACCGTTAAATTAAAATAG
- a CDS encoding YppE family protein: protein MNTLDNQTLLKRTQELRVWIEEAYEQYQKGKAEEEYPVYDFHTDIQPAVETFDQKMEEWLTASISFIHLAKPRYLHQEQLEAVQENGKEVVLQSYFGKQHAPRVKNLVESVIYTLNLLIEEINKRS from the coding sequence GTGAACACTTTGGATAATCAAACGTTACTTAAACGTACACAAGAGCTGAGAGTATGGATCGAAGAAGCGTATGAACAGTACCAAAAGGGAAAGGCTGAAGAGGAATACCCCGTATATGATTTTCACACCGACATTCAGCCGGCCGTTGAGACATTTGATCAGAAAATGGAAGAATGGCTCACTGCTTCGATCTCGTTTATTCATCTGGCGAAACCTAGATATCTACACCAAGAACAGCTTGAGGCGGTACAGGAAAATGGAAAAGAGGTTGTCCTGCAATCTTATTTTGGTAAACAGCATGCACCCCGTGTGAAAAATTTAGTTGAGTCAGTGATTTACACACTGAACCTTTTAATAGAAGAAATCAACAAGCGCAGCTGA
- the cotD gene encoding spore coat protein CotD — protein sequence MHHHHHCQPNVTQPIVHPTNHCCTHSESTTIVPHIHPQHVTNVHHQNFQHVHYFPHTFSQVDPATHQHFNCGGPCCNR from the coding sequence ATGCACCATCATCATCATTGCCAGCCGAACGTTACACAGCCAATTGTTCATCCGACGAATCATTGCTGTACACACAGCGAGTCAACAACAATTGTGCCGCATATCCATCCGCAGCATGTGACAAATGTTCATCATCAAAATTTCCAACATGTTCACTATTTCCCGCATACGTTTTCTCAGGTGGACCCGGCAACACATCAACACTTTAACTGCGGAGGACCTTGCTGTAACAGATAA
- a CDS encoding NADH-dependent flavin oxidoreductase: MKNEFKPLFEPFTFPGGASIDGRLVVAPMTHFGSHDDGTISKDEIDFITARSNEMGMVITACANVTPDGKAFEGQPSIARDEDIPGLKKLASAIQAKGTKAIIQIHHGGSQALPHLVPNGDVVAPSDVFKDGKQIARALKEEEIPHIIDSFKEATRRAIEAGFDGVEIHGANGYLLQQFYSPHSNQRTDQWGGHEEKRLAFPIAVVDAVKEAIEEHTTTPFIFGYRLSPEEPETPGLTMTETFTLVDVLKTKNLDYLHISLMEIDSKARRGADSDKTRMELLKERCGDNLPLIGVGSVITADDALGAYNQGIPLIAVARELIVDPDWAKKIKEGRENEIETVIKRSQKDKYLIPERLWSVMEASQGWVPMED, encoded by the coding sequence TTGAAAAATGAATTTAAGCCTTTGTTTGAACCTTTTACATTCCCAGGAGGCGCCTCTATTGATGGCCGGTTAGTGGTTGCACCAATGACACACTTCGGTTCTCATGATGATGGCACCATTTCAAAAGATGAAATTGATTTCATTACGGCGAGATCAAATGAAATGGGCATGGTTATTACAGCATGTGCGAACGTGACTCCAGATGGTAAGGCATTTGAAGGACAGCCTTCTATCGCAAGAGATGAAGATATACCCGGCCTGAAAAAATTAGCTTCTGCCATTCAGGCAAAGGGAACAAAAGCCATCATTCAAATTCATCACGGCGGCTCTCAGGCCCTCCCTCACTTAGTACCAAATGGTGATGTGGTTGCTCCGAGTGATGTGTTTAAGGATGGAAAACAGATTGCACGCGCTTTAAAAGAAGAGGAAATTCCCCATATCATTGATTCTTTTAAAGAAGCGACTAGACGAGCTATTGAAGCAGGGTTTGACGGCGTGGAAATCCACGGAGCAAATGGTTATTTATTACAGCAATTTTATTCTCCACATAGCAATCAGCGGACAGATCAGTGGGGAGGACATGAAGAAAAACGTCTAGCCTTCCCTATCGCTGTAGTAGATGCAGTGAAAGAAGCAATTGAAGAGCATACGACAACACCATTTATCTTTGGATATCGATTATCCCCTGAAGAACCAGAAACGCCTGGTTTAACGATGACAGAGACGTTTACCTTAGTCGACGTTCTTAAAACTAAAAACCTTGATTATTTGCATATCTCTTTAATGGAGATTGACTCTAAAGCAAGACGTGGTGCAGATTCTGATAAGACACGTATGGAGCTGCTAAAAGAACGCTGCGGGGATAACCTCCCACTCATCGGTGTGGGCAGCGTCATTACTGCTGATGATGCACTAGGTGCTTACAATCAAGGGATTCCACTCATCGCTGTCGCAAGAGAGCTGATTGTCGACCCAGATTGGGCGAAGAAGATAAAAGAAGGCAGAGAAAACGAGATTGAAACTGTCATTAAACGCAGTCAAAAAGACAAATATTTGATTCCAGAGAGATTATGGTCTGTTATGGAAGCGAGTCAAGGCTGGGTTCCGATGGAAGATTAA
- a CDS encoding ATP-dependent DNA helicase, with translation MTASRLPFSLSKEHNFYEELGNWIGDVFYDILPEKGFDLRDEQIFMAFQLERAFKEKSVMFAEAGVGTGKTIVYLLFAVTYARYTGKPAIIACADETLIEQLVKQEGDIYKIANHLDIQIDARLSKSHDQYLCLKKLEKTMQREDDEKWLDIYESLPSFVHESHGMQNFYPYGDRKEYPELSNDEWSRIGYDSFQDCLTCDMRHRCGLNLSRDHYRKATDLIICSHDFYMEHVWTKESRKREGQLPLLPEHSSVVFDEGHLLEFAAQKALTYRVKQSMLETFLERLLQNDIREEFAELVEDALATNDEFFYLLKTHAKEIKGSHRLEIGRVDEVKRSASELCDLLEKIGEALVFESEMYTIDQYELSVVEEYIEQMAYSLSLYQKNAISWLEKQELDTTFVVMPKTVAEVLGEKVFSQKRPYIFSSATLSENQSFDYLAESLGIKDYLSMSVDSPYDYDEQMKIYFHGIQQLQEQEAKGQQVITQLKDNGGRSLILFPSFDELHFFRKQLEASDETLPFHVYFEGDEEISTIVQKFQADETSVLCSVHLWEGLDIPGQSLTNVVIWGLPYPPHDPVFEAKRNEAKDARAEVDLPYMLLRLRQGIGRLIRTSQDAGSIHIYFDRKEDTELQSKIESVLPVKPIITS, from the coding sequence GTGACAGCATCTCGTTTGCCTTTTTCATTATCAAAAGAACATAATTTTTACGAAGAACTGGGCAACTGGATTGGTGATGTGTTCTATGACATTTTGCCAGAAAAGGGCTTTGATCTTCGAGATGAACAAATATTTATGGCTTTTCAACTAGAAAGAGCCTTTAAAGAAAAAAGTGTGATGTTTGCCGAAGCCGGGGTAGGAACAGGCAAAACCATCGTCTATCTATTATTTGCGGTCACATATGCAAGATATACAGGAAAACCTGCGATTATTGCATGTGCAGACGAAACGTTAATTGAACAGCTTGTGAAACAAGAGGGTGATATCTATAAAATTGCCAATCACCTTGATATTCAAATAGATGCGAGATTAAGTAAATCGCATGATCAATATTTATGCTTAAAGAAACTAGAGAAAACCATGCAGCGTGAAGATGATGAGAAATGGCTCGATATTTATGAATCGCTTCCTTCATTTGTTCATGAATCACATGGTATGCAAAACTTTTATCCGTATGGTGATCGAAAAGAATATCCAGAGCTATCCAATGATGAATGGTCACGCATTGGATATGACTCGTTTCAGGACTGTTTGACATGTGATATGCGTCATCGCTGCGGTCTGAATTTATCAAGAGATCATTACCGGAAAGCAACTGATCTTATCATCTGTTCTCATGATTTTTACATGGAGCATGTGTGGACGAAGGAATCCCGCAAACGTGAGGGCCAGCTGCCGCTGCTTCCTGAACATAGTTCTGTTGTATTTGATGAAGGGCACCTGCTTGAGTTTGCTGCACAAAAAGCACTCACGTACCGAGTGAAGCAGTCCATGCTCGAAACATTTTTAGAACGCCTGCTGCAAAACGATATACGCGAAGAGTTTGCCGAGCTCGTTGAAGATGCACTTGCCACAAACGATGAATTCTTTTATCTCTTAAAAACGCATGCCAAAGAAATCAAGGGCTCACATCGACTCGAAATTGGCCGCGTAGATGAAGTGAAGCGTTCTGCAAGTGAATTGTGTGACTTGCTTGAAAAAATCGGGGAAGCACTTGTGTTTGAATCTGAGATGTATACAATTGACCAATACGAATTGTCTGTTGTGGAAGAGTACATTGAACAAATGGCGTATTCACTATCGCTTTATCAAAAAAATGCAATTAGCTGGCTTGAAAAGCAGGAGTTAGATACGACATTTGTTGTTATGCCAAAAACGGTCGCAGAGGTGCTTGGAGAAAAAGTATTCTCACAAAAAAGACCATACATTTTCTCTTCTGCTACATTGTCTGAAAATCAATCCTTTGATTATTTAGCTGAAAGTCTTGGTATCAAAGATTACTTATCAATGAGTGTGGATTCACCGTATGATTACGATGAGCAAATGAAGATCTATTTCCATGGGATTCAGCAGCTTCAAGAGCAAGAGGCAAAAGGACAGCAAGTGATCACTCAGCTGAAAGATAACGGAGGACGGTCTCTCATTTTGTTCCCTTCATTTGATGAACTTCATTTCTTTAGAAAGCAGCTTGAGGCATCGGATGAAACATTGCCTTTCCACGTGTACTTTGAGGGAGACGAGGAAATCAGTACGATTGTTCAAAAGTTCCAAGCAGATGAGACATCTGTGCTATGCTCTGTTCACCTTTGGGAAGGGCTGGATATTCCAGGACAATCCCTAACAAATGTGGTCATCTGGGGACTTCCTTACCCACCTCATGATCCGGTATTTGAGGCGAAACGGAATGAAGCAAAGGATGCTCGTGCTGAAGTTGACCTTCCGTACATGCTGCTGCGCTTACGACAAGGTATTGGAAGACTGATTCGGACAAGCCAAGATGCAGGAAGCATTCATATTTATTTTGACCGTAAGGAAGATACGGAGCTTCAAAGTAAAATTGAATCCGTTCTGCCAGTGAAACCAATCATCACATCTTAA
- the gpsB gene encoding cell division regulator GpsB, giving the protein MLADKVKLSAKEILEKEFKTGVRGYKQEEVDKFLDMVIKDYETFNQEIEKLQQENLHLSKQLEEAVEQGKRQPAQSNTTNFDILKRLSNLEKHVFGSKLYD; this is encoded by the coding sequence ATGCTTGCTGATAAAGTAAAGCTTTCTGCGAAAGAAATTTTAGAAAAAGAATTTAAAACAGGTGTCAGAGGTTACAAACAAGAAGAAGTCGATAAATTTTTAGATATGGTCATTAAAGACTATGAGACATTCAACCAAGAAATCGAAAAGCTTCAACAAGAAAACCTTCACTTGTCTAAACAGCTTGAAGAAGCCGTTGAACAAGGGAAAAGACAGCCTGCACAGTCTAATACAACAAACTTTGATATTTTAAAAAGACTATCTAACCTTGAAAAACACGTTTTCGGCAGTAAACTTTATGATTGA
- a CDS encoding DEAD/DEAH box helicase: MKKKTMNELIEELKKDEQVEHWHEIEAKPAQTSPVPERVNDRLKKALEKRGVSELYIHQKEAFERVMNGEHVVTVTPTASGKTLCYNLPVLQSIAEDQTSRSLYLFPTKALAQDQKSELNEIIDEMDIPIHSETYDGDTSPAIRQRVRQAGHIVITNPDMLHSAILPHHTKWVSLFENLKYIVIDELHTYRGVFGSHVANVIRRLKRICTFYGSDPVFICTSATIANPKELAQQLTGCKVHLIERNGAPSGKKNFVFYNPPVVNKPLNIRQSAATVVNQLAKTFLKEKIQTIVFARSRVRVEVILSHIQELVKKEIGPKSIRGYRGGYLPKERRVIEKGLREGDILGVVSTNALELGVDIGQLKVCIMTGYPGSVASTWQQAGRAGRRHEEALIIMVASSSPLDQYIVRHPEYFFNRPPESARINPENLIILVDHLKCASYELPFREDEQFGEMDVEEILQYLHEEGVLHFSGNRYYWSDQSFPAHDISLRSASQENVVIVDQSDVANVRIIGEMDRFSAMTLLHDEAIYLHEGVQYQVEKLDYEHLKAYVKQVDVEYYTDANLAVQLKVLEIDQTTEKEAVSVHYGDVTVNAMPTIFKKIRLSSGENIGSGPIHLPEEEIHTSAAWFELHEAERRFEEKTLEQLLLGIANVLQHIVPAFVMCDRSDIHVVSQIKAAHTGKPTVFLYDHYPGGIGLSKEVQARFDEIAGAAIQLIERCRCENGCPSCIGMEMKEVNGKSSIVELMSVF; this comes from the coding sequence ATGAAAAAGAAAACAATGAACGAACTCATAGAAGAATTAAAGAAAGACGAACAGGTCGAGCATTGGCATGAAATTGAAGCGAAGCCTGCACAGACCTCTCCGGTGCCTGAAAGAGTAAACGACAGGCTGAAAAAGGCGCTTGAGAAACGAGGCGTGAGCGAACTCTACATTCATCAAAAGGAAGCCTTTGAACGTGTGATGAACGGAGAGCATGTGGTGACTGTCACACCAACAGCTTCAGGTAAAACACTCTGTTACAATCTGCCCGTCCTTCAGTCTATCGCAGAAGATCAGACAAGCCGCTCCCTTTATTTATTCCCAACAAAAGCGCTCGCACAAGATCAAAAAAGTGAACTCAACGAAATCATCGACGAGATGGATATTCCGATTCATAGTGAAACATATGACGGGGATACCTCCCCAGCCATTCGGCAGCGAGTTAGACAAGCAGGGCATATTGTCATTACAAACCCAGATATGCTGCATTCAGCCATTTTGCCTCATCATACGAAATGGGTCAGCTTGTTTGAAAATTTGAAGTATATTGTCATTGATGAGCTTCATACATATCGAGGCGTATTTGGCAGTCATGTGGCCAATGTCATTCGCAGGTTAAAGCGAATTTGCACATTTTATGGGAGTGACCCGGTTTTTATTTGTACTTCCGCAACGATTGCAAATCCAAAAGAGCTAGCGCAGCAGCTAACGGGGTGTAAAGTGCACCTGATCGAACGAAACGGGGCACCTAGCGGTAAAAAGAATTTTGTGTTTTACAACCCGCCAGTCGTAAACAAGCCATTAAATATTAGACAAAGTGCCGCCACTGTCGTCAATCAATTGGCTAAAACGTTTTTAAAAGAAAAAATCCAAACGATTGTTTTTGCTAGAAGCAGAGTAAGAGTAGAAGTAATTTTAAGTCATATTCAAGAGCTAGTGAAAAAAGAGATCGGTCCAAAATCGATTCGAGGATATCGCGGAGGCTATTTGCCAAAAGAGCGGCGTGTAATTGAAAAAGGATTAAGAGAAGGTGATATTCTAGGTGTTGTCAGTACGAACGCTCTAGAATTAGGGGTGGATATAGGTCAGCTAAAGGTTTGTATCATGACCGGATATCCTGGCAGTGTAGCGAGTACATGGCAGCAGGCAGGACGAGCTGGAAGGCGTCATGAGGAAGCGCTCATTATCATGGTCGCAAGCTCGTCACCACTTGATCAATATATTGTCAGACACCCTGAATATTTCTTTAACAGACCGCCTGAATCGGCAAGAATCAATCCTGAAAATCTCATCATTCTAGTCGATCACCTAAAATGTGCGTCCTACGAGCTCCCGTTTCGAGAAGATGAACAGTTTGGCGAGATGGATGTAGAAGAGATTTTGCAATACTTACATGAGGAAGGCGTTCTTCATTTTAGCGGGAACCGCTATTATTGGTCAGATCAATCGTTCCCAGCGCATGACATCAGCCTCCGGTCTGCAAGCCAGGAAAATGTCGTAATTGTGGATCAATCAGATGTGGCGAATGTTCGGATTATTGGAGAGATGGACCGTTTCAGTGCGATGACGCTGCTTCATGATGAAGCCATTTATTTACATGAAGGGGTTCAGTATCAAGTGGAAAAGCTAGATTACGAGCACCTGAAGGCTTATGTGAAACAAGTAGATGTAGAATACTATACAGATGCGAATTTAGCTGTTCAACTTAAGGTACTTGAAATCGATCAGACGACAGAGAAGGAAGCTGTATCTGTTCACTACGGTGATGTGACCGTCAACGCAATGCCGACGATTTTTAAAAAAATCCGGTTAAGCTCGGGTGAAAATATCGGCTCTGGTCCAATTCACTTACCGGAAGAAGAAATTCATACGAGTGCGGCTTGGTTTGAATTACACGAGGCAGAGCGGAGATTTGAAGAGAAAACTCTTGAACAGCTGCTTCTAGGCATTGCAAATGTTCTTCAGCACATTGTACCTGCTTTTGTGATGTGTGACCGCTCAGATATACATGTTGTTTCACAAATTAAAGCGGCACATACCGGAAAACCTACCGTCTTCTTATATGACCATTATCCTGGCGGAATCGGCTTAAGTAAGGAAGTACAAGCTCGTTTCGATGAAATCGCAGGCGCAGCCATTCAGCTGATTGAGCGATGCCGCTGTGAAAATGGCTGTCCATCCTGCATTGGCATGGAAATGAAAGAGGTTAACGGGAAAAGCAGCATCGTTGAATTGATGTCCGTATTTTAA
- a CDS encoding Hsp20/alpha crystallin family protein, whose amino-acid sequence MKHEGEKKHELLANEDILYEAIEQFFASSPFHEILNSAEALMTTSHSLASITTDVTEDEQFVYIEIQFPDHFVEGDIALEVKAQYLHLSVQEKIKTDTTSSYSSFTKTILMPAKIDETNMKSVWKDQTLRVTAPKQRAQ is encoded by the coding sequence ATGAAACATGAAGGCGAGAAAAAACATGAATTGCTGGCAAACGAAGATATTCTCTATGAAGCGATTGAACAATTTTTCGCATCCTCCCCATTCCATGAGATATTAAATAGTGCGGAGGCGCTTATGACAACATCGCATTCACTTGCATCGATTACGACCGATGTGACAGAAGATGAGCAGTTTGTCTATATCGAGATCCAGTTTCCAGACCATTTTGTCGAAGGGGATATTGCGCTTGAAGTAAAAGCACAATATTTACACCTATCCGTGCAGGAGAAAATCAAAACAGATACAACGTCCTCGTATTCGAGCTTTACCAAAACCATTTTAATGCCGGCAAAAATAGATGAAACGAACATGAAGAGCGTGTGGAAAGATCAAACACTTCGTGTGACGGCACCAAAGCAAAGAGCCCAATAG
- a CDS encoding DUF1273 domain-containing protein: MKIIAVTGYKPFELGIFKQDEPALQYIKAELRKRLTALIEEGLEWVLISGQLGTEIWTAEVVFELQEEYPALKLAVITPFYEQEERWNEQNKELYEGILTQADFVESVTHRPYESPAQFKQKNRFFIEKTDGLLALYDPEHDGSPKYMIKEAETYTDYPIMYITMDDLRAQVEAEDPFFD; encoded by the coding sequence ATGAAAATTATTGCTGTCACAGGGTACAAGCCATTTGAGCTTGGCATCTTCAAACAAGATGAGCCGGCACTTCAATACATAAAAGCGGAGCTTCGAAAAAGGCTGACAGCCTTGATTGAAGAAGGACTCGAATGGGTGCTCATATCAGGCCAGCTTGGCACAGAAATCTGGACAGCTGAAGTGGTATTTGAGCTTCAAGAGGAGTATCCAGCGTTAAAACTTGCTGTCATCACGCCATTTTATGAACAGGAAGAGCGCTGGAATGAACAAAACAAAGAGTTGTATGAAGGGATTCTTACACAGGCCGATTTTGTAGAAAGTGTTACGCATAGACCGTATGAAAGTCCGGCACAATTTAAACAAAAGAACCGTTTTTTTATTGAGAAAACAGATGGCCTTCTCGCCCTTTATGATCCTGAGCATGACGGCTCGCCAAAGTACATGATCAAAGAAGCGGAAACCTATACCGACTACCCGATTATGTACATCACAATGGATGATCTTAGAGCACAAGTTGAGGCAGAAGATCCGTTTTTTGACTAA
- a CDS encoding YppG family protein yields the protein MIPYSNQQPYEFNPFNQGPFPYPDMQQQPPQPPEYFMPPHQGGMNQAPSSVYQPPYYQENGPPFQPPEGMNQPQMQPPGMMPMQPPMNPYPLPRPQKQQSSQFKSVLSQFKKTNGQYDFNKMFDTAGQMMSTMNQVGSLAKGFTSIFKA from the coding sequence ATGATCCCTTATTCAAACCAGCAGCCTTATGAATTCAACCCATTCAATCAAGGGCCATTTCCGTATCCAGATATGCAGCAGCAGCCTCCCCAGCCTCCAGAATATTTCATGCCGCCACATCAAGGTGGAATGAATCAGGCACCATCTTCTGTCTATCAGCCGCCTTACTACCAAGAAAATGGGCCGCCTTTTCAGCCACCTGAAGGGATGAATCAACCCCAGATGCAGCCGCCAGGCATGATGCCTATGCAGCCGCCTATGAACCCTTATCCTTTGCCAAGACCGCAAAAACAGCAATCATCTCAATTTAAAAGTGTGCTGTCGCAATTCAAGAAGACGAATGGACAATACGACTTTAACAAAATGTTTGATACAGCTGGGCAAATGATGAGTACGATGAATCAAGTAGGCTCATTGGCGAAAGGATTTACAAGCATTTTTAAAGCATAG
- a CDS encoding THUMP domain-containing class I SAM-dependent RNA methyltransferase, with protein MKTYTLIATAPMGIEAIVAKEVRDLGYDCTVDNGKVIFEGDALAICRANLWLRTADRIKVQVAEFSAKTFDELFEQTKAIDWASFLPKNSTFPVIGKSVKSQLASVPDCQRIVKKAIAQKLRSSYNIQSEWLEETGPEYKIEVALLKDKAVLTLDTSGVGLHKRGYRADQGGAPIKETLAAALVLLTNWTPDRPFVDPFCGSGTIAIEAAMIGQNIAPGFNREFASESWEWIGEDVWNTARHEVEEKANYDQPLRIIASDIDHRMVDIAKMNAEEAGLSELIEFKQMQVKDFQTKEEYGVIVGNPPYGERLSDKPAVEKMYQGMGEAFKSLDTWSIYILTSHEQFEECFGRKATKKRKLFNGFIKTDYYQYWGKRRPRKQSTES; from the coding sequence ATGAAAACCTATACACTCATCGCAACAGCTCCAATGGGAATTGAAGCAATTGTTGCAAAAGAAGTAAGAGACCTTGGCTACGACTGCACGGTAGACAACGGAAAAGTGATTTTCGAAGGAGACGCTCTTGCGATTTGCCGTGCAAATCTCTGGCTGCGTACAGCAGACCGAATCAAGGTACAAGTAGCTGAATTTTCGGCAAAAACATTTGATGAGCTGTTTGAACAGACAAAGGCGATTGACTGGGCTTCTTTTTTACCGAAAAACAGTACGTTTCCTGTCATCGGTAAATCTGTGAAATCACAGCTTGCCAGTGTGCCGGATTGTCAGCGTATCGTCAAAAAGGCAATTGCGCAAAAGCTCAGATCCTCATACAACATTCAGTCTGAATGGCTTGAAGAAACAGGACCTGAGTACAAAATTGAGGTGGCACTTTTAAAAGACAAAGCCGTGCTTACTCTTGATACATCTGGCGTGGGTCTTCATAAGCGCGGGTACCGTGCGGATCAAGGCGGAGCACCTATTAAAGAAACCCTTGCTGCTGCACTCGTCCTATTAACAAACTGGACACCTGACCGTCCGTTTGTTGACCCTTTCTGCGGATCAGGAACAATCGCTATTGAAGCCGCCATGATAGGACAAAACATTGCCCCAGGATTTAACCGAGAGTTTGCGTCCGAGTCTTGGGAATGGATCGGTGAAGATGTATGGAACACAGCGCGCCATGAAGTGGAAGAAAAAGCAAATTATGATCAACCACTCCGCATTATTGCAAGTGATATCGACCACCGGATGGTAGACATTGCAAAAATGAATGCAGAAGAAGCTGGACTAAGTGAATTGATTGAGTTTAAACAAATGCAAGTCAAAGACTTTCAAACAAAAGAAGAGTATGGTGTGATTGTCGGAAATCCGCCTTACGGAGAACGACTCAGTGACAAACCAGCTGTTGAAAAAATGTATCAAGGCATGGGGGAGGCATTTAAGAGCCTAGACACTTGGTCCATTTACATCTTAACGTCACACGAACAGTTCGAAGAGTGCTTCGGTAGAAAAGCAACGAAAAAAAGAAAATTGTTTAATGGGTTTATTAAAACAGACTATTATCAATATTGGGGAAAACGCCGGCCTAGAAAACAGTCAACGGAATCATAA